From the Alkalibacter rhizosphaerae genome, one window contains:
- a CDS encoding site-2 protease family protein gives MKNSFEIGKIKGISIEINISWIVIFALLTYALATSYLPMNFEGVAATTAWMIAVIMALLFFSSVLLHELAHSLVALREGTEVKKITLFIFGGLAQIEQDADEPGKEFRIAIAGPATSLILGGVFLLAGELLARLGGPALIYVPLGYLSMVNFILALFNLVPAFPLDGGRVLRAIIWKKTKDRKKATRIASMTGTFFGYLLIFNGVFLAFSGNFLNGLWMLFIGWFITQAAQTSYQQVMMSDLFNKICVREFMTKNVVEVAYFTDIKTLTEDYFYKYKYSIFPVRRINEIMGIIGVEQVRRLDRTLWDETTVGSMAQPLGEDLVVAPGDCVSKAMEKVFRNGVGRVLVMEEGELLGIVSRTDILNYLHIHSMLGSGKDRVGLDLDKGEDR, from the coding sequence ATGAAAAATTCATTTGAAATAGGAAAGATCAAAGGCATATCCATTGAGATCAACATAAGCTGGATCGTTATATTTGCATTACTGACCTATGCGTTGGCCACCAGCTATCTGCCGATGAACTTTGAGGGGGTTGCAGCAACCACGGCATGGATGATCGCCGTGATCATGGCCCTTTTGTTTTTCAGTTCCGTCTTGCTCCACGAGTTGGCCCACTCCCTGGTGGCCTTGAGGGAAGGGACGGAAGTGAAAAAGATCACCTTGTTCATTTTTGGAGGGTTGGCCCAGATCGAACAGGACGCAGACGAGCCGGGAAAAGAATTTCGAATCGCCATTGCAGGACCGGCCACCAGCCTGATTTTGGGTGGTGTGTTTTTGCTGGCAGGGGAACTGCTGGCCAGATTAGGGGGACCCGCACTGATCTATGTACCGTTGGGATATCTGAGCATGGTGAATTTTATCCTGGCCCTGTTCAACCTGGTGCCGGCCTTTCCGTTGGATGGAGGACGGGTGCTCCGGGCCATCATCTGGAAAAAAACCAAGGATCGGAAAAAGGCCACTCGGATCGCATCCATGACCGGTACTTTTTTCGGATACCTGCTCATTTTCAACGGAGTTTTTCTGGCGTTCAGCGGAAACTTCCTCAATGGCTTGTGGATGCTGTTCATCGGCTGGTTCATCACCCAGGCTGCACAGACAAGCTACCAGCAGGTCATGATGTCGGACCTGTTCAATAAAATATGCGTACGGGAGTTCATGACCAAAAACGTGGTGGAAGTGGCCTACTTTACCGATATCAAAACCTTGACGGAAGATTATTTCTACAAATACAAGTACTCCATCTTTCCGGTGCGCCGAATCAACGAGATCATGGGGATCATCGGCGTGGAACAGGTCCGCCGCCTGGACCGGACCCTGTGGGACGAAACCACCGTTGGAAGCATGGCCCAGCCGCTGGGGGAAGACTTGGTGGTGGCTCCGGGAGATTGTGTATCCAAAGCCATGGAGAAGGTCTTTCGAAACGGCGTGGGCCGGGTATTGGTCATGGAAGAAGGAGAATTGTTGGGGATCGTATCCCGAACGGACATATTGAACTACCTGCACATCCATTCCATGCTGGGTTCTGGAAAAGACAGGGTTGGATTGGATCTGGATAAAGGAGAAGATCGTTGA
- the msrB gene encoding peptide-methionine (R)-S-oxide reductase MsrB, with amino-acid sequence MDWTWMKWIAIGLGIVVLLGGFQLFHRFRNDEDDLDRMNKEVTPDYTRSRYKEIYLAGGCFWGVEAYFNRINGVVYTNVGYANGQGEETSYRTIGRTGHAETVYIVYDPQRLSLDTLLTYYYEIIDPTSLNRQGNDVGVQYRTGIYYVDPADKKIIEEVTAAVESKLEEAVVTEREPLKNYVLAEDYHQDYLDKNPGGYCHISLADIPNEKPVIRARDYPKPSEEELQERLSTQQYQITQGKGTERAFDNAYWDNKEEGLYVDIVTGEPLFLSTDKFDSGTGWPSFTKPIQWDVVEYVVDTSLGMERVEVISRSGKTHLGHVFPDGPRAEGGLRFCMNSGALRFIPLDKLEEEGYGSLKMLF; translated from the coding sequence ATGGATTGGACATGGATGAAATGGATCGCTATCGGTTTGGGCATCGTCGTGCTGCTCGGTGGATTTCAGTTGTTCCATCGTTTTCGAAACGACGAAGATGACCTGGATCGCATGAACAAAGAGGTGACGCCGGATTATACAAGGAGCCGATACAAGGAAATCTACCTTGCTGGAGGCTGCTTTTGGGGAGTGGAGGCGTATTTCAATCGAATAAATGGCGTGGTATACACCAATGTGGGATATGCCAATGGCCAAGGAGAGGAAACCTCCTATCGTACTATTGGAAGAACAGGACATGCAGAGACGGTGTACATCGTCTATGACCCCCAGCGTCTTTCCCTGGATACCCTGCTCACCTATTATTATGAGATCATCGATCCCACCAGTTTGAACCGGCAGGGGAACGACGTAGGAGTGCAATATCGCACGGGGATCTATTATGTGGATCCGGCAGACAAGAAGATCATCGAAGAGGTGACGGCTGCCGTGGAAAGCAAGTTGGAAGAAGCGGTGGTCACGGAAAGGGAACCCTTGAAAAACTACGTCCTGGCGGAGGATTACCATCAGGATTATCTGGATAAAAACCCGGGAGGATACTGTCACATTTCCCTTGCTGACATACCCAACGAAAAACCGGTGATCCGGGCTCGGGATTATCCCAAGCCCTCCGAGGAGGAGCTACAGGAGCGGTTGAGCACCCAGCAATACCAGATCACCCAGGGGAAGGGCACGGAACGGGCATTCGACAATGCCTATTGGGACAACAAGGAAGAAGGTTTGTATGTGGACATCGTGACAGGAGAGCCTCTGTTTTTGTCCACGGATAAATTCGACTCGGGGACCGGTTGGCCAAGCTTTACCAAACCCATCCAGTGGGACGTGGTGGAGTACGTGGTGGACACCTCCCTGGGGATGGAGCGGGTAGAAGTGATCAGCCGCAGCGGAAAGACCCACCTGGGTCACGTTTTCCCAGACGGTCCAAGGGCGGAAGGGGGACTTCGCTTTTGCATGAACAGCGGAGCGCTTCGGTTCATACCCCTGGACAAGCTGGAAGAAGAAGGATATGGATCATTAAAGATGTTATTTTGA
- a CDS encoding 4Fe-4S binding protein, with protein MKKTVTTLVRIAFLGIFLWLILQGKMNLWLALFGVTVVGALFFGRFFCGYVCPMNTLMVPVDWITRKMGLKRREVPKFLKGQAGAAILLVLSVAILVLSKRFLGKNIPLLFVFLGIAVVVTIFYRPEFFHNHLCPFGLVQSWTGRFARLSKKVSMEDCIGCKKCEKVCPSAAIAVDPENRKARIDATLCHQCQNCTVICPVNAISYGKR; from the coding sequence ATGAAAAAGACAGTCACCACCTTGGTGCGAATTGCTTTTCTGGGAATTTTTTTATGGTTGATTCTCCAAGGAAAGATGAATCTATGGCTGGCCTTGTTTGGTGTGACCGTCGTGGGAGCACTGTTCTTTGGCAGATTTTTTTGCGGGTATGTTTGCCCCATGAATACTTTGATGGTTCCCGTGGATTGGATCACCAGGAAAATGGGCTTGAAACGGCGGGAAGTTCCGAAGTTTTTGAAGGGACAGGCCGGAGCAGCAATCCTTCTGGTGCTTTCCGTGGCAATTTTGGTGTTGTCCAAAAGATTTCTGGGGAAAAACATCCCCTTGCTGTTCGTATTTCTGGGCATCGCCGTCGTAGTGACCATTTTTTACCGGCCGGAATTTTTTCACAATCACCTGTGTCCCTTCGGACTGGTCCAGAGCTGGACGGGCCGATTTGCCAGGTTGTCGAAAAAAGTGTCGATGGAAGATTGCATCGGCTGTAAAAAATGCGAAAAAGTCTGCCCCTCTGCCGCCATTGCCGTGGATCCGGAAAACCGGAAAGCTCGGATCGATGCCACCCTTTGTCACCAGTGCCAGAATTGCACCGTCATCTGTCCTGTCAATGCCATTTCCTATGGAAAAAGATAA
- a CDS encoding serine/threonine protein phosphatase produces MKTTQRLTEAYETAHRVSFNDRSKFIIFSDVHRGDNSLSDEFAHNQNIYYHALNYYFDNGYTYIEAGDGDELWEHEKFKYIIRAYGDIYTLISEFYRQNRLYMLYGNHNMELKFEEYVEQNLHQFYDIYEDTFDILFPGLRVHEALVLEHEDTQKEILVVHGHQGDFLNDQFWPVTKFLNRHLWHYFHVIGFKNPSSPSKNMHKCHKIERNYSKWIKENKKMLIAGHTHRPKFVSNTGESYFNTGACVFPLGITGLEISDGNIALVKWHIRPDSTGALTVYRDVLKGPAHLSQFMY; encoded by the coding sequence ATGAAAACCACACAGCGGTTGACGGAAGCATACGAAACAGCACATCGGGTCTCCTTCAATGACCGGTCAAAGTTCATCATTTTCAGCGATGTCCATCGGGGAGACAATTCTCTTTCCGATGAATTTGCCCACAACCAGAACATTTATTACCATGCCTTGAACTACTACTTTGACAATGGATATACCTATATTGAAGCAGGAGACGGGGATGAGCTGTGGGAACATGAAAAATTCAAGTACATCATACGAGCCTATGGAGACATTTATACCCTGATCAGCGAGTTTTACCGGCAAAACCGGCTGTACATGTTATATGGAAATCACAATATGGAGCTGAAATTCGAAGAGTATGTGGAACAGAATCTTCATCAATTTTACGATATCTATGAAGATACCTTTGATATCCTCTTCCCGGGTCTTCGGGTCCATGAGGCATTGGTACTGGAGCATGAAGACACCCAAAAGGAGATCCTGGTGGTCCATGGACACCAGGGAGATTTCCTTAATGATCAGTTTTGGCCGGTGACCAAGTTTTTGAACCGGCACTTGTGGCATTATTTTCATGTCATTGGATTCAAAAATCCGTCCAGCCCGTCGAAAAACATGCACAAATGTCATAAAATCGAGCGAAATTATTCCAAGTGGATCAAGGAAAACAAAAAAATGCTGATCGCCGGACATACCCACCGGCCCAAGTTTGTCAGCAATACAGGGGAGTCCTATTTTAATACGGGAGCCTGTGTTTTTCCCCTGGGCATAACGGGACTGGAGATCTCCGACGGAAACATCGCCCTGGTGAAATGGCACATACGTCCGGACTCCACGGGTGCGCTGACCGTTTACCGGGACGTTTTAAAGGGTCCCGCCCACTTGAGTCAGTTCATGTATTGA
- a CDS encoding C-GCAxxG-C-C family protein produces MNKKEEIIQSIESAAVDAQLRDDICARSTMHGLQTYFDFIPEEMVTATLSLAGGCGSASGSCGAYCSGLLAVGLKFNPTLEEELKNPESRMRGAMKFMEYRDRFLEIYGTTLCPEIQKQLFGKGFDLTDDKDHAEFLTTPGHEAKCGEVVAEAARLAAEMILEGES; encoded by the coding sequence ATGAACAAGAAGGAAGAAATCATCCAAAGCATTGAATCGGCGGCCGTGGATGCCCAGCTGCGGGACGACATCTGCGCCAGAAGCACCATGCACGGGTTGCAGACGTATTTTGACTTTATTCCGGAAGAGATGGTGACCGCCACCCTGTCTTTGGCCGGAGGATGCGGTTCCGCCAGTGGCTCCTGCGGCGCCTACTGCAGCGGACTGCTGGCAGTGGGTCTGAAATTCAACCCCACCTTGGAAGAGGAGTTGAAAAACCCTGAATCCAGAATGCGGGGGGCCATGAAATTCATGGAATATCGGGACCGTTTTCTGGAGATCTACGGAACCACCCTTTGTCCGGAGATCCAGAAGCAGCTCTTTGGAAAAGGCTTCGATTTGACGGACGACAAAGACCATGCCGAATTTTTGACCACTCCGGGTCATGAAGCAAAGTGCGGTGAGGTGGTGGCCGAAGCCGCCCGCCTGGCAGCCGAGATGATCCTGGAAGGGGAATCGTGA
- a CDS encoding DUF697 domain-containing protein, with amino-acid sequence MKKSWSILLSLLFVFFLLRLVNDMLEMGERLGRIHPWVEIGFYVFLVFLILWAIAIPVRWMLKAPVRDFGALFKEEEPDAKTLKEIQQALMKNAEEEEKKDLLEAVPSRQGLVDALQLREKEVDDTIVQTSILTFLTTAISPNGVVDIIAVVYYNFRMIGKLVDRFGVRPSFFNILRILRNVFLTAFVVNQLEELEINEYMEEMMESFGDVATGKLLAKTMDSVIQGVLAAFVTLKIGYAAKAVLVDPAQTKEYGFRRSIRRAARKSLVLEVLPKSAGSVPRGFGRMIMMLAGKLKKSQPDLG; translated from the coding sequence ATGAAAAAAAGCTGGTCCATTTTGTTGAGTTTGCTATTTGTTTTTTTCCTTTTGCGCCTGGTCAACGACATGTTGGAGATGGGAGAGCGGCTGGGAAGGATCCATCCCTGGGTGGAAATCGGATTCTACGTATTCCTGGTCTTTCTGATCCTATGGGCCATCGCTATTCCGGTCCGGTGGATGTTGAAGGCTCCGGTTCGAGATTTTGGCGCCCTTTTTAAGGAAGAGGAACCGGATGCAAAAACCCTGAAAGAGATCCAGCAGGCATTGATGAAAAATGCGGAAGAAGAGGAGAAAAAGGACCTGCTGGAAGCGGTCCCTTCCCGGCAGGGGTTGGTGGATGCCTTGCAATTGCGGGAAAAAGAAGTGGACGATACCATCGTTCAAACCAGTATTTTGACCTTTCTCACCACGGCCATCTCACCCAACGGCGTTGTTGACATCATTGCCGTGGTCTACTACAATTTTCGCATGATCGGAAAACTGGTGGACCGTTTTGGCGTACGGCCCTCTTTTTTCAACATCCTGCGGATCTTGCGAAATGTTTTTCTGACTGCCTTTGTGGTAAACCAGCTGGAAGAACTGGAGATCAATGAATACATGGAAGAAATGATGGAATCCTTCGGGGATGTGGCCACAGGAAAACTGCTGGCAAAGACCATGGATTCCGTGATCCAGGGAGTATTGGCGGCTTTTGTCACCTTGAAGATCGGCTATGCCGCCAAAGCGGTCCTGGTGGATCCCGCACAAACCAAAGAGTACGGATTTCGGCGATCCATCCGACGGGCAGCCCGGAAAAGCCTGGTCCTGGAGGTGCTGCCCAAAAGCGCCGGCTCCGTTCCCAGGGGTTTTGGCCGGATGATCATGATGCTGGCAGGAAAATTGAAGAAGAGCCAACCCGATCTGGGTTGA
- a CDS encoding Crp/Fnr family transcriptional regulator translates to METAFRQTNPLLQTLSQEQIDRLLSQGKVTKKTVQRGQVLHLEGDPCTGLEILLTGQVHVERTDENGYVLIVSRFLPGDLLGGNLLFSKEPFYPMLVQAKETSHILHLPKQTVLDLCLSNGDFLLRFLEGISDNASLLGNAIRNHIRVPLRQSLLRFLEKEAQRQGTRVILLPCSKKTLADMFGVARTSFSRTLQEMREEGLLDFDRKTITLHDKLDAHDPR, encoded by the coding sequence ATGGAAACTGCCTTCCGGCAAACAAATCCCCTCTTGCAGACCCTTTCTCAGGAACAGATCGACCGCCTTCTTTCCCAAGGCAAAGTGACAAAAAAAACAGTCCAGCGGGGACAGGTCCTTCACTTGGAAGGAGATCCCTGTACCGGTTTGGAGATCCTTCTAACCGGTCAGGTCCACGTGGAAAGAACGGACGAGAACGGCTATGTACTCATCGTATCCCGTTTTTTGCCTGGAGATCTTCTGGGCGGCAACCTCCTCTTTTCCAAAGAACCCTTCTATCCAATGCTGGTACAAGCCAAAGAGACAAGCCATATCCTCCATCTGCCCAAACAGACGGTACTGGACCTGTGCTTGTCCAACGGTGACTTTCTACTGAGATTTTTAGAAGGGATCTCCGACAATGCCTCTCTCCTTGGCAATGCCATCCGCAATCATATACGGGTCCCCTTGCGCCAGAGCCTCCTGCGATTTTTGGAAAAGGAAGCCCAGCGCCAGGGCACCAGGGTGATCTTGCTGCCCTGTTCCAAAAAAACCTTGGCAGACATGTTCGGCGTGGCCAGGACCAGCTTTTCCAGAACATTGCAGGAAATGAGAGAGGAAGGACTGCTGGATTTTGACCGTAAGACCATCACACTCCATGATAAATTGGACGCTCATGATCCTCGGTGA